In one Diabrotica virgifera virgifera chromosome 7, PGI_DIABVI_V3a genomic region, the following are encoded:
- the LOC126888231 gene encoding uncharacterized protein LOC126888231, which produces MVTHWESSKRPLYFKTVWKDGQHHVILNCRENIVPNKKVPPKCSFNSVRSVKSAPSSSSSHFNVSTLKLLDTEDVKPHRRCKTSNKSQANLSPKYPFKIFTKQVSVNSAAEKNIKNIPLSINSNSIDLDTKNKSPESKSEYIKEACLSLSNFEEPRNESLTDRVLMWLDLAIQSGNYPKPITINPPLETYTVQPVTRKRQTFAKHRCYTSYHVASDYEASKYSFHVEGTAQPLQESNNPRIDTKMSEQQDGPVYNEEEALVSSRLEENVISEDIVVDDEPKRKFGMKRQLHIFLPNLQKKVGLYNSDLSDQLSASSFQKIDDSREI; this is translated from the coding sequence ATGGTTACACATTGGGAATCCAGTAAAAGACCGCTATATTTTAAAACTGTCTGGAAAGATGGACAACATCACGTAATTTTGAACTGCAGAGAAAACATCGTGCCCAACAAAAAAGTGCCTCCGAAATGTTCTTTCAACTCAGTGAGATCTGTAAAATCTGCTCCGTCAAGCAGTAGCTCACATTTCAATGTATCCACGTTGAAATTACTGGACACCGAAGATGTTAAACCGCACAGGAGATGTAAAACCAGTAACAAAAGTCAAGCGAATCTTTCTCCAAAATATCCGTTTAAAATTTTTACGAAGCAAGTATCGGTGAATAGTGCAgcagaaaaaaacataaaaaacatcCCCTTATCTATAAATTCCAATAGCATAGACCTTGACACAAAAAATAAATCTCCAGAAAGTAAGTCAGAGTACATCAAAGAAGCATGTTTAAGTCTTTCAAACTTTGAGGAACCTCGCAATGAATCTTTAACTGACAGAGTTTTGATGTGGTTAGATCTAGCTATTCAAAGCGGTAACTATCCCAAGCCAATAACTATAAATCCTCCTCTTGAAACTTATACCGTTCAACCTGTTACCAGAAAGAGGCAGACATTCGCCAAGCATCGTTGCTACACGTCGTATCACGTTGCTTCTGATTATGAAGCTAGCAAATACTCCTTTCATGTGGAAGGCACAGCTCAACCCTTGCAAGAGTCCAACAATCCAAGAATCGATACAAAAATGTCGGAGCAACAGGACGGTCCTGTCTATAATGAAGAAGAAGCTTTAGTTTCTTCCAGACTTGAAGAAAACGTCATTAGTGAAGATATTGTCGTCGACGACGAACCGAAGAGAAAGTTTGGTATGAAGAGacaattgcatatttttttaccaaacttacAGAAGAAAGTGGGACTTTATAACAGTGATTTAAGTGATCAGTTGAGTGCTTCTTCTTTTCAGAAAATTGACGATTCTagggaaatttaa